Proteins from one Mytilus galloprovincialis chromosome 11, xbMytGall1.hap1.1, whole genome shotgun sequence genomic window:
- the LOC143052236 gene encoding glucose dehydrogenase [FAD, quinone]-like — protein MFLGAVLLNVAALTNFLNDVLPPRPYDPPGIFDKPLKRYYDYIIVGAGSAGAVVASRLSEEQVSVLLLEAGVSELEKEFSVVPGHYGRLFGTEADWQFKTVPQRYSHFAQKDKISSFPRGKLLGGSSSVNGMVFIRGSRHDFDEWENQGCTGWSYKDVLPFFKKMEKMKIHQLENSKYHGRKGPITITHKPASILEFFHQQAAAEIGYQTTDCNGYNQIGFCPVQANIKNGERCSSAACYLRPVIRRKNLQVSIKSHVSKILFQQRTAIGVEIIKSGRRTKIYARREVKLSAGALGSPHILLLSGIGPQDHLQQLKIPVLANLPVGKNYKDHHSLVLTYSINTTLTSNSNQDDIADKLEYILHRRGRYSSTIDGHVFSKMPMKGPQKAYPNIQIEFLRSAGDIGGDPISLIDEIRRDLQPRRPDYGFAALIYSLHPESSGSLKLKSRDPLVSPLINPNAFSQPIDVSKLISGIRLVQSFERTKAWKSVDARLIRMDTTNHCDRQPFNTDAHWDCIIRHSADNGGHQTGTCRMGAKSDPTTVVDPYLRVKGIRNLRVVDASVMRNLPSGNTHAPTVMIAEKAADLIKRARKLKKM, from the exons ATGTTCCTTGGTGCAGTTTTATTGAATGTTGCTGCTCTAACAAACTTCTTGAATGATGTATTACCACCAAGACCATATGATCCTCCGGGAATTTTTGACAAACCTCTGAAGCGGTATTATGATTATATTATCG ttGGAGCTGGATCTGCAGGCGCTGTTGTGGCTTCACGGCTGTCAGAGGAACAAGTCTCTGTTCTCCTTCTTGAAGCCGGTGTTTCCGAACTTGAAAAAGAATTCTCCGTTGTACCAGGGCATTATGGCAGATTGTTTGGAACAGAGGCTGACTGGCAGTTCAAAACTGTTCCGCAAAGATACTCGCATTTTGCGCAAAAAGACAAG ATTTCATCTTTCCCGCGAGGTAAACTGCTAGGAGGATCAAGCAGTGTGAATGGGATGGTTTTTATCAGAGGGAGTCGGCATGATTTCGATGAATGGGAAAATCAAGGATGTACAGGATGGAGTTACAAGGACGTTTTGCCTTTCTTTAAAAagatggagaaaatgaaaattcATCAACTCGAAAACTCAA AGTACCATGGACGGAAAGGACCTATTACAATCACTCATAAACCTGCCTCAATTCTAGAATTTTTCCATCAACAAGCAGCTGCCGAAATCGGTTATCAAACTACCGACTGTAATGGATACAATCAAATAG GGTTTTGTCCGGTGCAAGCCAACATCAAGAATGGCGAGCGTTGTAGTTCTGCCGCATGTTATTTGCGACCAGTAATACGTAGAAAAAATTTACAAGTCAGCATTAAAAGTCATGTATCAAAG ATATTATTTCAACAAAGAACAGCGATAGGAGTTGAGATTATAAAATCGGGACGGAGAACTAAAATCTACGCTAGACGGGAAGTAAAATTATCAGCGGGTGCATTAGGTTCACCACATATTCTACTTTTGTCTGGAATAGGACCACAAGATCATCTTCaacaattaa agattccAGTGTTGGCAAACTTGCCTGTTGGTAAAAACTACAAAGATCATCATTCCTTGGTACTAACCTACTCGATTAACACTACACTTACCTCAAATAGTAACCAGGACGATATTGCAGATAAATTGGAATATATACTCCACAGGAGAG GACGATACAGTTCAACAATTGATGGACATGTGTTTTCAAAGATGCCAATGAAAGGTCCTCAGAAAGCCTACCCAAATATACAGATAGAATTTCTTAGAAGTGCGGGAGACATTGGAGGAGACCCAATTTCTTTAATCGAcgag ATAAGACGTGATCTTCAACCTAGAAGACCTGATTATGGATTTGCAGCACTGATATACTCTTTACATCCAGAGAGTAGTGGATCTCTAAAGTTAAAGAGTAGGGATCCATTGGTTTCGCCGCTGATAAATCCAAATGCATTCTCGCAACCTATAGATGTTTCGAAGTTAATTTCAG GCATCCGTCTCGTGCAAAGTTTTGAAAGAACCAAAGCATGGAAAAGCGTGGATGCAAGGTTAATTCGGATGGATACTACAAACCATTGTGATAGACAACCGTTTAACACAGATGCCCACTGGGACTGTATAATCAGACATTCTGCAGACAACGGAGGGCATCAAACCGGTACTTGTAGAATGGGTGCAAAGTCGGACCCAACCACTGTGGTTGACCCTTATTTGCG ggtAAAAGGAATACGAAATTTGAGAGTAGTTGATGCATCAGTCATGAGAAATCTTCCATCTGGTAACACACATGCTCCAACTGTGATGATTGCTGAAAAGGCAGCAGATCTAATTAAGCGAGcaaggaaattgaaaaaaatgtaa